GCCAGGCCGTGCATTTCACGCACTTCGCGCCGGAGCCCAAGGAGTACGCCGTCAACCGCTACGAGTTCGAAGCGTGGCGCCACTGGAGCATCATCGACGCGCAGTTGGCCCGACACAGGTATATGCTCGGCGACGAATACACCTTGGTGGACATGGCGGTATGGGGATGGGCGCGCGCAGTGCCTTTCATCCTGGGCGCCCAAGCATGGGAAAAGCTGCCGAACGTCAAGCGTCTTCTCGACGAGATCAATGCCCGACCGGCAGCGCAGAGCGCTGAAGCGCTCGCAACGCGCCACGCGTTCAAGGCCGAGATGGACGACGATGCACGCAAGGCGCTGTTTCCGCAGAACGCTCGCCTCGGCATCTGAGCATCATTGCGCCGACGGCGCGGCCAGTCCTTCCTCTGCGCGGACGCAGCCATTCCCGGTTGTGTGCCCGCGCGTGGGGCGGCCAGTGTCGGGCATCGTGCGCGATTTCCCCGCCATGCTGCTCGATATACGTGCGCGTCGCCTCGAAGTAACTGAACGTCGATTCGCTTGCCGTGAAATGCAGCGCCATCAGCCGGCTGGTCGCATCGTCGACATACACCAGCAGCGTGCAGGCCGGCGCACGGTCCTCGAACCAGCGGTGATCGCTGCCATCGATCTGCACCAGTTCGCCGAAACGTGCGCGCCGGGCGCGCGGCTGGTAGACCTTCGGTGGGCGCTGCCGGCGCGGCACCCAGAGACCCGCGTCCATCATCAGCCGACGAACCATTTCCTTCGCCAGCCGGATGCCGTGACATTCCCAAAGCTTCTCGCACGTCAGCGTCGGCCCGAAATCCGCTGATCGACCCTTAAGAGCCGTCCGGGCATCTAGGCCGAATGACTCAAACGCACCTTGGAGCGGTCACAGATCGCGCGCGACAATCTCGCACTTTGTGGCAGATCCTGCAGCGAAAAAGGGCTGCACGATCCGGTGGTTCGCCGATCCTTCCATCGCCTGACTGCCATGAGTCTTGCAGCCTGATGGCGGGCGTTCACACCATTGGATCCGAGCCTGTCTCTGGTTTGCCGCCTTTCGTACAGAGGTGATCGAGAAGGTGCATGGCCGCTATCGGCAAGGGCGCGGTGGGTTTGAATAATAGCTTGAGCTGCCGCCCCGCCCACTGTTCGTCGAGCCTCACTTTCACATAGTCGGCATGATCCCGTTCGGCGAGTGCGATCTCCGGGATGATGGCAATTCCCAGTCCGGCAATCACCATATTGCGAATCGCCTCGAAGTTTGTGACCTGAATGGCCAGTCGCATTGGACGCCCCACCGCTTTCGCCGCCTGGGTAGCAAGGGCAAGAATGGACGCACCGTCTTGCATGCCAACGTGCTCGTAGTCGAGGGTCTCTGCGAATTTCACGCTTTCGCGTCGACCCAGGGGATGGTCCGCTGGCGTGATCAACACGAGTCGATCAGTGCGAAAAGGTCGTTCAGACAGGCTTTCGTCGATGCCTGATGCTGCGCATATGCCTACATCCGCATCACCGCTGAGTACGTCCCGCGATACCTGGTCGCTGAGACGTTCAACCAGCCCGATCTGAACCTCGGGAAAGCGATCGACAAACGATTTGAGCGCCTTCGGCAAATAATGCGCCATTGCCGTCAGGTTGACGGACAGCCGCACCAACCCTCGCACTCCGTCTCTATGCTGGCCCATTTCATTTTCGATTTCCTGCAAATGGCCCATGACGATCTTCGCCCGCCGATATAGCGCGAGGCCCGCGGGCGTCGGCTCGACGCCGCGGCTACGGCGATGCAGCAACGGCGTTCCGGCGGCCCGCTCCAACTCCGAGATGCGGCGACTGACAGCGGATACCACAACACTCCCCCGCTCGGAAGCGGCGGAAATACTGCCTCCTTCAATCGTAAAAATAAAGAGCCGTAAAGTCTCAATATCGAAACGCA
The nucleotide sequence above comes from Paraburkholderia sp. FT54. Encoded proteins:
- a CDS encoding glutathione S-transferase N-terminal domain-containing protein gives rise to the protein MIKFYYCPAPNPAKVALFLEETELPYELVPIDTRKGEQHAPAFTAINPNAKAPALVDGDATIFDSNAILLYLAEKTGRFMPTTPAERAQMYSWLMFVATGIGPFSGQAVHFTHFAPEPKEYAVNRYEFEAWRHWSIIDAQLARHRYMLGDEYTLVDMAVWGWARAVPFILGAQAWEKLPNVKRLLDEINARPAAQSAEALATRHAFKAEMDDDARKALFPQNARLGI
- a CDS encoding LysR family transcriptional regulator; amino-acid sequence: MRFDIETLRLFIFTIEGGSISAASERGSVVVSAVSRRISELERAAGTPLLHRRSRGVEPTPAGLALYRRAKIVMGHLQEIENEMGQHRDGVRGLVRLSVNLTAMAHYLPKALKSFVDRFPEVQIGLVERLSDQVSRDVLSGDADVGICAASGIDESLSERPFRTDRLVLITPADHPLGRRESVKFAETLDYEHVGMQDGASILALATQAAKAVGRPMRLAIQVTNFEAIRNMVIAGLGIAIIPEIALAERDHADYVKVRLDEQWAGRQLKLLFKPTAPLPIAAMHLLDHLCTKGGKPETGSDPMV